AATAATATATTTTTCTTCTATATAATCATCTATAAATTTTTCTATTCTATCAAAACTAATTTCTTGAAAGAATCCAAGAGTTCCTGTATTTATTCCAACAAAAGGAACTTTAGGAAAGTCAGAATTGTGTACACCTCTTATAAAAGCTCCGTCTCCACCTATACAAATGCTAAGTTCTGCCTCTTCTCTGAATGTTTCAGAAATTTCAAAGCCTCTTTTTTCAAATAGTTCTTTTGTCTTGATAAAAGCTTCTAAGGATTTTATATTGTCATTAAAGAAAATATTAATTAATCTTTTCATAATTTCACCTTTTATTTTAATCTATTAAATTAATTTTAACACATTAAACGTATATAAGCAAGAAAAAAGGAGCTTTTGCTCCTTTAATACTATACATTTTTCTTTTTCTTAATCTTTTTTAATCTATAAAAATCTTCTCTTTCTTTTTCTTCGAGAACCTCTGATATATATTTTTCAGTTTCTTCAAGATTTGGAATTTGAATTTTATCTAAAGCATTTGCCCTTTTTTGATTCTTTTTTATTTCTATAGACAATTTATAAACTGTATTTTCAGTCTCCGCAAGTCTATATACAAGTCTTTTGATTTTTTGAAACATTTTTATAGCCTCATCAATTGAAGGGCTTGTCATATACATTCCATAATGAGGTCTTAAAGTTCCATGCTCATATTTTACACTTGGAACATCAAGTCCCATAATGGATTTATAAGAAATTTCAAAATTTTCTGACTTATCTATTGATAAGGAAATGTCTTGCACATTCATAACTCCCATAGTTATATTTGCTTCTTCTAATGTTGAATATGCCTTTTCAAATAGTACTTTTACATCTTCTTGAATTTCTTTTGCCTTTTCAATTTGTTGCATCATCTCTTTTATAAGAACGGTTCTTTTTTTATCTATTAGATTGTAACCTACTTTAGATAATTTTAAATCCTGTTTTATTTTTAATAGATTTGATTTTGTAGGAGCAATATTTTGAATCATATTACCACCTTCCATATTTTTCTATATATTTACTTTCCAATCTGTCTAGTTCAATTTTAGGGAATAGTTTGAATAAATCCCAAGCAATATCAAGTGATTCTTCAATAGTTCTGGATTCATCAAAGTTTTGGTTTAAAAAGTTTTGTTCAAACTCCCTACCGAATTCCATATAAATTTTATCTATTTCTGTTAAATCATCTTCCCCAATTATTTGTGATAGCGAACGAACTTCTATAACCTTTGAATAAAGAGCAAATAACTGAGATTGTACTTGATCATGATCTTCTCTTGTATATCCATCTCCAATACCATCTTTCATAAGTCTTGACAATGAAGGCAAAATATTTACAGGTGGATAAATATTCTTTTGGAATAATTCCCTTGATAAAACTATTTGTCCTTCAGTAATAAAACCTGTAAGGTCAGGAATTGGATGTGTTATATCATCATTAGGCATTGTTAATATAGGAATTAAAGTAATTGAACCTTTCTTTCCCTTTACCATTCCAGCTCTTTCGTATAAAGTAGAAAGATCTGAATACAAATATCCAGGATATCCCTTTCTACTAGGAACTTCTTCTCTTGCAGAAGAAATTTCTCTTAAAGCCTCTGCATAACTTGTAATATCAGTCATAACTACTAAAATATGCATTCCTTCTTCAAATGCAAGATATTCTGCAGCAGTTAATGCAGTTCTAGGTGTTGAAATTCTTTCAACAATTGGTGCATCAGCAAGATTTATATATGAAACAACTCTGGATGATGCTCCTGATTCTTCAAATGCACTTTTAAAGAACTCATAATCATCATATTTAATTCCCATTCCTGCAAATACTATTGCAAATTTGTCATCAGAATTTTTTAGTTTGGATTGTCTAACTATTTGAGCCGCTAATGCATTATGTGTCAAACCATTTGATGAAAATATCGGAAGTTTTTGTCCTCTAATTAAAGTAGTAAGAGTATCAATAGCTGAAATTCCAGTTTCCAAATAATCTCTTGGATATTCTCTAGCAACGGGATTCATAGGTCTTCCATTAACATTATATTTTTTCTCTGAAATAATATAATCTCCATTGTCAATCGGTTCTCCTACACCATTAAAAGTTCTTCCTAAAATATCTTTACTAAGACAAATTTCAAGTGGAGTTCCTGTAAAAGTAACAGCAGAATTTTGTGTTGAAATTCCAGTTGTTCCTTCAAAAACTTGAGCAATTACCTTATCTCCTTGAATTCTAACAACCTTGGCTCTTCTTCTTTCACTTCCATCTATTACTATATCCATCATTTCATCATAGCTGACATTATCTACACCTTTAAGCACAATCAAAGGTCCATCTATTTTTTCTAGTTTTAAATATTGTCTTTGCATAATTATCACCTACTCTCCCTGATTTTCGTCTATCAAAGCAGTATAATAGCTATTGATTTTTGCATTTAACTTTTCAAATGCTTCATCATAGTTTTCATTTGGAATATTATATTTCATCTTAATAACTTCTTCAAATAAATCATCATTTTTTATACGAGTAAGGGCAACTTGTTGTTTTACAGCTAAAGTACAATTCATATATAAATTATCTATTACTTTTAACATTTCAAATTGTTTTTTTAAAGGAACATAACTGTCTGTTTCATGCATTGCATTTTGTTGTAAAAATCCTTTTTTCAAAACTTTTGCAATTTCTATAACAATTCTTTGATCATTTGGTAAAACATCTTCACCAACTAATTGAACAATTTGGTTCAATTTATTATCCTCTGAAAGAAGTTCCATCATCTTTGCTCTTAATTTCAAAAGTTCAGGAGATACATTTTCATCATAATATTCTTTAATCAATGTAGTATATCCACTATAACTTGTAAGATAGTTTACAGCAGGATAGTGTCTTATATATGCTAAATTCTTATCCAAACCTATAAAAGCTGAAACAAATCTTTTAGTATTTTCAGTTACCGGTTCAGAAAAATCTCCACCCGGCGGAGAAACAGCACCAATTACTGTAATTGAACCCTCTCTTTTGGAAAGAGTTTCAACATAACCTGCTCTTTCATAAAATTGTGCAATTCTTGAAGGAAGATATGCTGGATATCCTTCTTCTGCAGGCATTTCTTCAAGTCTTCCAGAAATTTCTCTTAACGCTTCTGCCCATCTTGAAGTTGAGTCAGCCATTATTGCAACATGGTAACCCATATCTCTATAATACTCTGCAATAGTTATTCCAGTATAGATTGAAGCTTCACGGGCAGCAACTGGCATATTTGAAGTATTTGCTATTAAAATTGTTCTTTCCATAAGCGGTTTTGAAGTTCTTGGGTCAATTAACTTTGGAAATTCTTCAAGAACATCTGTCATTTCATTACCACGTTCTCCACAGCCGATATAAACTATAATATCAGCATCAGACCATTTTGCAAGTTGATGTTGAGTCATAGTTTTTCCTGTACCGAATCCACCCGGAAGTGCTGAAGTTCCTCCCTTTGCTATTGGAAAGAAAACATCAAGTACTCTTTGCCCTGTTACTAAAGGTCTTGAAATTGGCATTCTCACATCTATTGGACGTGGAATTCTTACAGGCCATTGATGATACATTTTTAATTTATGAATTTTTCCATCTTCATCTTTTATTGTTACTAAATCAGTTTCTAAATTATATTTTCCTGATGGCAAAGCTTCAATTACTTCACCACTAACAGTTGGTGGAACTAAAATTTTATGTTCTATAAAACTTGTTTCTTGAGTTGTTGCAAAAATTTCTCCTGCAGATAATTTATCACCAACTTTAACAAGCATTTCAACATCCCATTGTTTTTCTTTATCAATGGAAACAAGTCCTATTCCCTCTGCAATAAATTCTCCTGTCATTGAATATATTTTTTCAAGCGGTCTTTGAATCCCATCAAATATATTTCCTATAATTCCGGGACCTAATGTTACTGATAGTGGAACATTTGTACTTTCTATAGTTTCTCCAACTTTTAGTCCTTGTGTTTCTTCGTAAACTTGTATAGTCGCTACATCTTCGTCAATAGATATGATTTCTCCAATTAACTTTTTATCTCCAACCAAAACCATATCTCTAACTTTGTAAATTCCCATACTGTCTGCTTTAACAACAGGACCATTTATATCAATTATTTTAGGTATATTACACATTACCTTTCTCCTCATTACAATTATTAATTAATTGTTTATTCCTAATTCTTTTTTCAACTTAGCTAAAATCTTTTGGTATTTTGTAGTCAATAGAAAATCAAGTGAATAATTTAATCTATAAGTTCTTTCCGCATTTTCTATTTCAAAACCACCAACTTTTATATCAAGACTTTTTTCAACCTTAATATCTCCTAAGACATTTTTTATTATTTCCTTATCTCTTCCAAAACTTTTTTCATAAACATAAACAACATCATTAGAATTTATTTCTGACTTCACATTTTTTAATGTATTTTTTAAATATTCTTCACCTTTTTCAGTCATATAAGAATTATTCAATTCTTCTTTAAGAGCTTTAAAAAATTCATCATATATTTCTTTATTCGTATTTAAAATAATATCTTGACCTTCTTTTAAAGTTTTTGAACGAATTTTATCTGATTTATTTTCAAGTTTTGTTCTATAGTCTCTCTTTAATTTTTCTATTTCTTCATATTTTTTAGCTTTATATTCTGTAATTAATCTTTCAGTTTCAGAAGCAATTTTTTTCAATTCTTCGTCATACTTTTCATCAATTTCTTCATTTAGTATTCTTTTAAATGACTCTATCTTATCTTCAATTGTTATCATAAGATTTCTCCTTAAATATTAATTCCTATTGATTCATTTATATAGTTTGTAATGAAATTTGGATCTCTTTTCAAACCTGTTCTATCCGGTATCTCAACTATAAGTGGAAAAATATTTTTTAACTTAACTGCCATAACTTCTTCACTAATAAGGTTAAAAATATTTTCAGTTAAAATTAAAATTCCAATTTCCTTATTATTTAGACAATCATTAAATTCTTCCAAAGCCTCTTCCCTAGTCTTTAAAACAACTCCTGTTATACCGGCTAATCTCATTCCTACAAGTGTATCTGTATTATCAGATATAAGATAACTTATCATAGAATTCTCCTAAACTCTTTGTAAAATCATAATTGAAATTATAAGTCCGTAAATAGCAATACCTTCTGCAAGTCCAAGAATAATAAGTGTTTTACCTAAAATTGAAGAATCTTCTGAAACTGCACCAATTGCTGCTGAACCTGCTTGACCAACACCTATTCCAGTACCAATTGCTGCAAGACCAGTTGATAAAGCAGCTGCTAAATATCCCATTCCACTCGCTGAACTTGCTGTTTTTTGTGTGGTTTCAGCTGCAAATGCAATATCTGGAATAAGTCCCATTAAAAATAAAGCTAAAATTGAAACGACATTAATCGCTATTGCCTTTTTTAATCCTGATTTTGTTGTTTTCTTTCCTTTTCTTAAATAAGATATACCTGTTAAAATAGTTGTTCCTATTCCTAATGTTATTAATAATAAAGTGACTTTCATATTTTCCCTCCTAAATTTCTTCTTTTAATTCTACTTTTAATGGTTCATAATTTATTCCTTCGCCATTAAAATATTTACTGAATAATTCATAATATTCCAATCTTATTGCTTGAATGAAAACTATTAGTCCTTCAAGACAAACAATAAATATATTTCCTAAAACAATCATAAATATATTTCCAATACTTGAACCCAGCATTTGTCCTAAAGCGTGAAATGCCATAAAAAGTCCGACATGGTTAATCGCAAAAGCTCCAACTCTAATAAAAGAAAGAGTATTTGAAAAGAATCCCATAACAGTTTCAAACATTTCAAAACCACTTTCAACAGTAGAAAATTCTTCCTTTTCTTCTGTCTTACTAATTATCGGAACCAGTTTTGGCTTCATAAACATCAATGTTGAAGTTACAACCAAAACTACAACACTTACTATTGTAATCATTGAAGATACATTTACACTTACATAATTTTTTAACAAAACAGTATTTAAAACAATTACTATAAATGAGATATAGAATAAAAATCCTGATAATCCATTTTTATCAAAAAATAATTTTCCAAATTCTTTTCTCATCTTTAAGTTTCTAAAGTTGATAATATATGCAATTAATATCATTAAAATACCAAGTCCAATTGTTGCGACAAGTATTGTGTTAATATCATTCATCGGCCTTATAACCAATGCAGGAATTAACTCTTCAATTCCAAAAACACTTCCATATACAAATCCGAAAAACATTGATGAAAGTCCAATTCTTTGAATAATTTTAGCAATAACACCAAATTTTTTAGATAATAACATTCCTGCTATTACAAAAATTAAACCCTGTCCTACATCTCCAAACATCATTCCGAATAAAAGTAAATATGTTATTGCAAAAAATGGTGTCGGATCCGTTTCCTTATAATCTGGAATTGAATACATCTTTACCAATGCTTCAAAAGGTCTTAAAATAAAATTATTTTTTAACTTTGTTGGTATCTTAAATTTTGAAGGAATTTCATTATCATCTTCAAAATATATCAAAGCACTTTCAGAAACTTTTTCTACTGAATTCTTTATACTTTCAACTTTAGATTCAGGAACAAAAGCACTTAATAAAATAAAATTTTTACTCTCCGCAATATGTCCTTCAAGTTCCTCAATCTTTTCAATAATTTTATATCTGTAATAGAAACCTAAAATATCTTGCAAATATTTATCCTTAAATTCAGCTTTTTCCTTTAAAATTTCATCTTGTTCTCTTTCTAAACTTTCCAATTCAGCATTTTTATTCTTTATAAAATCCTTAAAAGAAATATCTACATTAGGAAGTTCAATTCTATCAAAGGACAAAGAACGAATAAAATATTTTGTATCTTTTGCATAAACGGAAGGAGTAAAGATTATAACAGTTTCCCCATAGCTACTAGTTCCTAAATGCACAACTATTCCCTTAATATTTTCATAATTTGCCTTTAATTTTATCCAAGAATTTTTTGAAATTTCTCCCATATCAAAATTAATATGTTTTAAATTGTAAAACTCAGATATTTTCATATCACTATCAGAAAAATATTCAACGGCATTTAATAATATTTTAATTTCTGCTCTCTTTTTTCTATTCTCATCTTCCCTAGTCTTTATTGAAGAAGATTTCAAAGATATATCATCTAATAATTTAAGTTTTTCACTATAATTTAAATTCTTTAAATCATTTAAAGTAACATCATCTTCTTTAATATTAAAGAAATCAAACATCTGATCTAAAAGTTCTTTATATTTTCTCTTTTTAAAAACTTTTTCTCTATGATATGGTCTTATTTTATCAACAGCAACACCCATATCATTAAAAATTCCTATTTGAGAATCCATATACTTCATTGTGAAATTTTCTGAATTTCCTGCATTTGTAATATGAATCGAGCCATTCAAAACAATTTCTCTAAGAATACTGTGTGTATCCTGTTTTAAAGCAACGAGATTCATCATTTTCATTTTTTCAACAGCCAATTTAGCACCCCCTAACTAAATCAATGAATATTTATTAAATATTCTTTTACTTCACTTTTACTTAGTTTATACTTATTTGCTTCTGCTATTCTAATTAAATTTTCATTTTGAATATTCAGCTGAATAATAAACTTAAGTAAAGTTGAAATCGAATTATCATAGTCTTTAAGTTTCTTTAAATGGCTAAGATAAACATATTCTTTAATATTTCTATTCGAAACAATAGTATTTCCATTTGCATCTTCAAGAGTATGTCTTAATTTAGTTTTCTTTATCTTCTCAACAATAGCCTCAACACTATCACTATATATCAAGTCCTTTAAAAAATCTCCTTTAATATATTTGCCATATCGTAAACTATAGCTATAAATTTCTTCATTCGGTAAATCATAATATTTTTTTGCTCTGATTATCCATTGAAGATTTATTGTATCTATTAAAGTAGAAAAATAATCATTAAAAATTGCTTGACTTGATTTTGATAATTTATCTATAGCATTTTTCATAGTTAAAAAATATAAACTGTCCAATTTCATTTCAACATGAAAATGCAATCTAAATATATCTTCATCAGTTAGAGAAGCAATTGCCTTTTTGTAAATTGTACCTTTCAATACATCTAGAGCCTGATTAAAATTTTCACAATTTACAAGTTTAGAATAATCAATATGCTTATTTTTCTTATACATTATTGTATCTCTTTCCAAGTCTATCTTTTCATTTTCAACAATACTTCTAAGAATTATTTTTATATCTTTAAATTCATACTTCATAAGCATAGCTTCTATAATCTTTTTATCATCACCAAAAAGGAAAAACTTTAATTTTTCAAGCAATTCTGCCTCAATCTTATTAATCATAAATTCTGTATCATATCTATTTCTCATAGATTTTTCTTCATACATAGGAATTTCATATTTATATAATATATTATTCTTTAAATAATCCACAATCTCATGCCTTTGTTCAAAAGATAAAATTTTATCATAATCGGACTGTTTCAAAATTCCTTTTCTTAAAACTCCAATTTTTGCATTAATTGAATGAAAATTATTCCCCATAAAACTCACCGCTTTCTAAAAGAGAATCAGCAAAATTTTTAATTAAGATTTCTTTTTTATCTTCAAAAACATTCTTTATTGCTTCAGATTTTTCATTATATTCAACAAGCTTATTTTTATCCTCATTTTCTATTGAAGATAGATGTAATTTAAGATTTTCTTGTTCTTCTTCCAAAACTTTGTTATACTCGTCATCTATAACTTTCATCTTATCTTTTCTATCTTTAAGTAGCTTTTGTTTCTCAACTTCTAATCTTTGTTGATAATCCTCTGCACCTTTATCAATATCAAATATATTTTTTATAAAACTTTCCATAAATGCCTCCTTTCTAAAAATATTAAATTTTTAAAAAATTTCTCCAAAACAAAAGCGCATCCGTAAAAATGCACTTCCAATTTTGCGATAAAAAATTAGAAAATTGTTCACGGAATGATAAGCTCAATTATTGTAAACAATTTTGAAATTTTATTCTCTAATATAATATTTAAATTTAATTTACAATAAGTTCATATAAAACAAACTTAATCTCGCCTTAACCAACAATTTTAAATATAAAAATTTTAATTGTTCAATCAGTTATTATTTACCCTATTTTAAAAAATATTTTATCACTCGACAAACAATGTCAAATAATTATACTAACAATATTATTTCATCACTATTATTTTTATCTACCGTAATTCCACATTCACAAACCGGACACACTAAAAATTGCTTTATTGATATTAGAAAAAGATGGATAAAAATAATGTAAATCACCTTCTATTCCTAAAAAGTGTCCATTTTCTTTGATTATTACAACTTTTACAATTACATTTTTCTTTAGTTTATCCTATTTCTTTACTATTCATCTTAAATTCGCATAGTATTATCATTTTTCATACTAAATGCCAAATTTTATATCCAGTATTTTTATCGTGCCTCAAACTAAAGTTCATTACTAAAATTACAATATATTTTTAAAGAATTATTTTCGTTATCTCTTAAAACATATATATTATACACCCTAGTTTTTATAAAATCAAGAACCAAAATCAGATTTTTTCAGTAAAAAAATATTAATTTTTCAATTTCAATATCACTAATATACAACTATTGTTTTAATTTAAAAAATCAAAGTCAAGTTTTGACTTTGATTTTTCCTAAATTTCAACAAATTCATTTATTCCAAATAAATATAATCCCTTTTTGGCAACTTTTTTACCGGAAATATCTTCAATTGCAGATTTATATAAATCCAATTGTACTTTGTATCTTGCCTTTACTTCTTCAAGATTTTCTTTTGTTACATAATCCGTCTTATAATCCAACAAAATTATTTCCCCGTTTTCATTTTCAAAGAAAAGGTCAATTATTCCAACTACCATAATTTTTTCGTCTTCTTCAATATTTTCATCTTTAAATAGATTTTTCAATTTTATATTATAGTCAATGGCTTTTTCTTTAAATAATTTTTCAGATTTATTTGCAATATAAATTTCCTTAAAAATATCTGACTGAATAAATTTTACAATCCAATTAATATTTATTGTCTCTATTTCGTCCAAGCTCATAATATTTTTTTCAACGAATGAATTTATTTGCAATTTTATTTCTTCTCTTATTTTTGAAACATCTTCTGTATCAAATTTTGAAAAGTCTAAAAGTTGCATAGCCAAATGGAAAATTGTTCCTTTTTCTGCAGAATTAAATCCAACTTTTTCCTCTCCTTGATGAATAAATGACGGAGTTTTTAAAACAAAATTTTCTTTATAATATTTTTGATGTTTTTCCTCATCTTCTTCCTGAATCATCTTTTTAATTTCAGAAACTGTAATACTTGAAGGCTTGTTCAAAACATTTTTATAAACATATTCTTTATTAAATATTAATTCTAAAAACTCTTCAATGTAAGATTTTTATATAAATCTATTAATCTCATGCTATTTGAATTATAAATAATTAAATCGTCAATCTCATTGAGTACATTTCCATATACTTCTTTAAAATTCTCAAAAGATTG
Above is a genomic segment from Parvimonas micra containing:
- a CDS encoding V-type ATP synthase subunit D; protein product: MIQNIAPTKSNLLKIKQDLKLSKVGYNLIDKKRTVLIKEMMQQIEKAKEIQEDVKVLFEKAYSTLEEANITMGVMNVQDISLSIDKSENFEISYKSIMGLDVPSVKYEHGTLRPHYGMYMTSPSIDEAIKMFQKIKRLVYRLAETENTVYKLSIEIKKNQKRANALDKIQIPNLEETEKYISEVLEEKEREDFYRLKKIKKKKNV
- a CDS encoding ATP synthase subunit C, translated to MKVTLLLITLGIGTTILTGISYLRKGKKTTKSGLKKAIAINVVSILALFLMGLIPDIAFAAETTQKTASSASGMGYLAAALSTGLAAIGTGIGVGQAGSAAIGAVSEDSSILGKTLIILGLAEGIAIYGLIISIMILQRV
- a CDS encoding PD-(D/E)XK nuclease family protein, producing the protein MNKPSSITVSEIKKMIQEEDEEKHQKYYKENFVLKTPSFIHQGEEKVGFNSAEKGTIFHLAMQLLDFSKFDTEDVSKIREEIKLQINSFVEKNIMSLDEIETININWIVKFIQSDIFKEIYIANKSEKLFKEKAIDYNIKLKNLFKDENIEEDEKIMVVGIIDLFFENENGEIILLDYKTDYVTKENLEEVKARYKVQLDLYKSAIEDISGKKVAKKGLYLFGINEFVEI
- a CDS encoding V-type ATPase subunit, giving the protein MGNNFHSINAKIGVLRKGILKQSDYDKILSFEQRHEIVDYLKNNILYKYEIPMYEEKSMRNRYDTEFMINKIEAELLEKLKFFLFGDDKKIIEAMLMKYEFKDIKIILRSIVENEKIDLERDTIMYKKNKHIDYSKLVNCENFNQALDVLKGTIYKKAIASLTDEDIFRLHFHVEMKLDSLYFLTMKNAIDKLSKSSQAIFNDYFSTLIDTINLQWIIRAKKYYDLPNEEIYSYSLRYGKYIKGDFLKDLIYSDSVEAIVEKIKKTKLRHTLEDANGNTIVSNRNIKEYVYLSHLKKLKDYDNSISTLLKFIIQLNIQNENLIRIAEANKYKLSKSEVKEYLINIH
- a CDS encoding V-type ATP synthase subunit I, which gives rise to MAVEKMKMMNLVALKQDTHSILREIVLNGSIHITNAGNSENFTMKYMDSQIGIFNDMGVAVDKIRPYHREKVFKKRKYKELLDQMFDFFNIKEDDVTLNDLKNLNYSEKLKLLDDISLKSSSIKTREDENRKKRAEIKILLNAVEYFSDSDMKISEFYNLKHINFDMGEISKNSWIKLKANYENIKGIVVHLGTSSYGETVIIFTPSVYAKDTKYFIRSLSFDRIELPNVDISFKDFIKNKNAELESLEREQDEILKEKAEFKDKYLQDILGFYYRYKIIEKIEELEGHIAESKNFILLSAFVPESKVESIKNSVEKVSESALIYFEDDNEIPSKFKIPTKLKNNFILRPFEALVKMYSIPDYKETDPTPFFAITYLLLFGMMFGDVGQGLIFVIAGMLLSKKFGVIAKIIQRIGLSSMFFGFVYGSVFGIEELIPALVIRPMNDINTILVATIGLGILMILIAYIINFRNLKMRKEFGKLFFDKNGLSGFLFYISFIVIVLNTVLLKNYVSVNVSSMITIVSVVVLVVTSTLMFMKPKLVPIISKTEEKEEFSTVESGFEMFETVMGFFSNTLSFIRVGAFAINHVGLFMAFHALGQMLGSSIGNIFMIVLGNIFIVCLEGLIVFIQAIRLEYYELFSKYFNGEGINYEPLKVELKEEI
- a CDS encoding V-type ATP synthase subunit E; translation: MITIEDKIESFKRILNEEIDEKYDEELKKIASETERLITEYKAKKYEEIEKLKRDYRTKLENKSDKIRSKTLKEGQDIILNTNKEIYDEFFKALKEELNNSYMTEKGEEYLKNTLKNVKSEINSNDVVYVYEKSFGRDKEIIKNVLGDIKVEKSLDIKVGGFEIENAERTYRLNYSLDFLLTTKYQKILAKLKKELGINN
- a CDS encoding V-type ATP synthase subunit F, coding for MISYLISDNTDTLVGMRLAGITGVVLKTREEALEEFNDCLNNKEIGILILTENIFNLISEEVMAVKLKNIFPLIVEIPDRTGLKRDPNFITNYINESIGINI
- a CDS encoding V-type ATP synthase subunit A, which codes for MCNIPKIIDINGPVVKADSMGIYKVRDMVLVGDKKLIGEIISIDEDVATIQVYEETQGLKVGETIESTNVPLSVTLGPGIIGNIFDGIQRPLEKIYSMTGEFIAEGIGLVSIDKEKQWDVEMLVKVGDKLSAGEIFATTQETSFIEHKILVPPTVSGEVIEALPSGKYNLETDLVTIKDEDGKIHKLKMYHQWPVRIPRPIDVRMPISRPLVTGQRVLDVFFPIAKGGTSALPGGFGTGKTMTQHQLAKWSDADIIVYIGCGERGNEMTDVLEEFPKLIDPRTSKPLMERTILIANTSNMPVAAREASIYTGITIAEYYRDMGYHVAIMADSTSRWAEALREISGRLEEMPAEEGYPAYLPSRIAQFYERAGYVETLSKREGSITVIGAVSPPGGDFSEPVTENTKRFVSAFIGLDKNLAYIRHYPAVNYLTSYSGYTTLIKEYYDENVSPELLKLRAKMMELLSEDNKLNQIVQLVGEDVLPNDQRIVIEIAKVLKKGFLQQNAMHETDSYVPLKKQFEMLKVIDNLYMNCTLAVKQQVALTRIKNDDLFEEVIKMKYNIPNENYDEAFEKLNAKINSYYTALIDENQGE
- a CDS encoding V-type ATP synthase subunit B produces the protein MQRQYLKLEKIDGPLIVLKGVDNVSYDEMMDIVIDGSERRRAKVVRIQGDKVIAQVFEGTTGISTQNSAVTFTGTPLEICLSKDILGRTFNGVGEPIDNGDYIISEKKYNVNGRPMNPVAREYPRDYLETGISAIDTLTTLIRGQKLPIFSSNGLTHNALAAQIVRQSKLKNSDDKFAIVFAGMGIKYDDYEFFKSAFEESGASSRVVSYINLADAPIVERISTPRTALTAAEYLAFEEGMHILVVMTDITSYAEALREISSAREEVPSRKGYPGYLYSDLSTLYERAGMVKGKKGSITLIPILTMPNDDITHPIPDLTGFITEGQIVLSRELFQKNIYPPVNILPSLSRLMKDGIGDGYTREDHDQVQSQLFALYSKVIEVRSLSQIIGEDDLTEIDKIYMEFGREFEQNFLNQNFDESRTIEESLDIAWDLFKLFPKIELDRLESKYIEKYGRW